A stretch of Metabacillus sp. FJAT-52054 DNA encodes these proteins:
- a CDS encoding class I SAM-dependent methyltransferase gives MKEAYYDHIMNVKTERYQKEILQAVHYHYHRYEPTPYRALDALFEYYKLESGDHVVDFGCGMGRLIFYIHYHFNASVTGIEMNEGLYESALENLDRYGKKTKKNKDKIQFQCCLAEEYSITDQDNRFYFFNPFSIQVFIKIVNNILLSVEKEPRETELVLYYPSEEYILFLENQTAFELKEEVYVPELYDINPAEKFMIYRLSY, from the coding sequence ATGAAGGAAGCCTATTACGACCACATCATGAATGTGAAAACGGAAAGATACCAAAAAGAAATCCTGCAAGCCGTGCACTATCACTATCACCGCTACGAGCCAACACCATATCGCGCGCTCGACGCCTTATTTGAATATTATAAGCTTGAGAGCGGCGATCACGTGGTCGATTTCGGCTGCGGAATGGGACGGTTGATTTTCTATATCCATTATCATTTCAATGCCTCGGTTACCGGAATTGAAATGAACGAAGGGTTGTATGAATCCGCTCTGGAAAACCTGGATCGCTACGGAAAAAAAACCAAAAAGAACAAAGATAAAATACAATTCCAATGCTGCCTGGCAGAGGAATATTCCATTACAGATCAAGATAACCGGTTTTACTTCTTCAATCCGTTTTCCATCCAAGTGTTCATCAAAATCGTTAACAACATTCTGCTTTCAGTAGAAAAAGAACCTCGGGAAACGGAACTGGTTTTGTATTATCCATCCGAAGAATACATCCTTTTTTTAGAAAACCAGACAGCCTTTGAGCTGAAAGAAGAAGTCTATGTACCGGAGCTTTATGACATTAACCCGGCAGAGAAGTTTATGATTTATCGGCTTTCTTATTAA
- a CDS encoding 3'-5' exonuclease: MAYTVPETIRSSATAGERLLFTTLKNFLPDDYIVYYEPEIHGRHPDFVIIGPDLGLVVLEVKDYTQNTIFQVNTDTWTIVNGKGQQAAVKSPIKQARDYMFHITNALQKDKNLIQTEGPYRFKLKFPSGYGAVFTRLKQDFFVREGLYSVCDPNLVLTRDEIDPDKEEFSEENLIEKIMGMFVVPFRLKEPLTKEEIDAIRYHLFPEVRISAEFKPPVPYQDQLLLSLHEIKTMDLHQENLARQIGDKNRLIRGVAGSGKTLILSARAKYLSKQHPEWKILVLCYNISLAQEIRHMIRMKMNEPDSLFDFDPNNAANDGDLKNIQVYNFHAWLKQEMKISEKQIPIFVQKLASGEAILPKYDAILIDEGQDFEPEWLSLASSVLNPDTQMLLLVEDRVQNIYSRKRSYVQDTGLSFQGRSKILSINYRNTAQIVKFAWDFYRNHSALKNKVVKGSIEGEEIISPQSTRRRGPEPAILKGKNLKEEMGFAIKLMKRLHAEKGVPYSEMLILYRVKRTYNQNIIETIQKELKAAGIPNFWLTENADSKRGYEKNQEKVVISTIDSSKGLDFQAVFIVNAENMPFALEANKEREVSLLYIGMTRSKDYLFISYSGESEFTNYFDKIKDNRLKLKEKLGSV, encoded by the coding sequence TTGGCTTATACGGTCCCTGAAACAATCCGTTCTTCTGCCACAGCTGGTGAAAGACTATTGTTTACGACATTAAAAAATTTTCTTCCGGATGATTATATTGTCTACTATGAGCCTGAGATTCATGGAAGGCATCCTGATTTTGTGATTATCGGGCCTGATCTTGGATTAGTGGTTCTTGAGGTGAAGGATTATACGCAAAATACAATTTTTCAGGTAAATACAGATACATGGACCATTGTGAACGGCAAAGGCCAGCAGGCAGCCGTTAAAAGTCCGATTAAGCAGGCAAGAGATTACATGTTTCATATTACGAATGCCCTTCAAAAGGATAAGAATTTAATTCAAACGGAGGGGCCCTATCGATTTAAATTAAAATTCCCTTCTGGATATGGTGCCGTTTTTACAAGGCTGAAGCAGGATTTTTTCGTGAGGGAAGGGCTTTATTCCGTTTGCGATCCAAATCTGGTGTTAACAAGAGACGAAATCGATCCGGATAAAGAGGAATTCTCAGAAGAAAATCTGATTGAAAAAATCATGGGGATGTTTGTCGTTCCATTCCGCTTAAAGGAACCTCTTACAAAAGAAGAGATTGATGCAATTCGGTATCATTTGTTTCCGGAAGTGCGAATCAGTGCCGAGTTCAAGCCTCCTGTTCCTTATCAGGATCAGCTCCTGCTGTCCCTGCATGAAATCAAAACGATGGATTTGCATCAGGAAAATCTGGCGAGGCAGATCGGAGACAAAAATCGCCTGATACGCGGAGTTGCGGGGAGCGGTAAAACGTTAATTTTATCTGCCAGAGCGAAATATCTATCGAAACAGCACCCGGAGTGGAAAATTCTAGTGTTATGCTACAACATCTCGCTGGCTCAGGAAATCCGGCATATGATTCGGATGAAAATGAATGAACCGGATAGTTTGTTTGATTTTGACCCGAACAATGCGGCAAATGACGGTGATTTGAAGAATATCCAGGTCTATAATTTTCACGCATGGCTGAAGCAGGAAATGAAAATCAGTGAAAAGCAGATTCCTATATTTGTTCAGAAGCTCGCTTCAGGAGAAGCCATTCTTCCAAAATATGATGCCATTCTCATCGATGAAGGACAGGATTTTGAACCGGAATGGCTCTCGCTTGCTAGCTCCGTTTTAAATCCTGATACACAAATGCTCCTGCTCGTGGAAGACCGCGTCCAAAACATTTATTCACGTAAACGTTCCTATGTACAAGATACAGGACTAAGCTTTCAAGGCCGGTCGAAAATCCTTTCTATAAACTATCGGAATACAGCGCAAATCGTAAAATTTGCCTGGGACTTTTACAGAAATCACTCTGCTCTGAAGAATAAAGTGGTTAAAGGCTCCATCGAAGGAGAAGAAATTATTTCACCTCAAAGTACGAGAAGAAGAGGGCCGGAGCCAGCAATCTTGAAAGGCAAAAACCTGAAAGAGGAAATGGGTTTCGCCATAAAGCTAATGAAGAGGCTTCATGCTGAAAAGGGCGTTCCGTACTCTGAAATGCTGATCCTTTATAGAGTAAAACGAACGTATAATCAAAACATCATTGAAACCATCCAAAAGGAATTAAAGGCTGCCGGTATCCCGAATTTCTGGCTGACGGAAAACGCAGACAGCAAACGGGGCTATGAGAAAAATCAGGAAAAGGTTGTCATCAGCACAATTGACAGCAGCAAAGGGCTGGATTTTCAGGCTGTCTTCATCGTGAATGCCGAAAACATGCCTTTTGCATTGGAGGCGAATAAGGAAAGAGAGGTATCTCTTCTTTATATCGGAATGACGAGATCAAAGGACTATTTATTTATCTCTTATTCTGGAGAGTCGGAATTCACAAATTACTTCGATAAAATAAAGGATAATCGGTTGAAGCTGAAAGAGAAGTTGGGTTCGGTTTAA
- a CDS encoding cysteine hydrolase family protein: MKQALLVIDTQAELVEGNENEQPVYNKERLLNTINTLIEKAQQSDIEVIFIRDLDVAGGKSPGFDIHPAIHVPEDSVIFDKRATNSFYGTPLLGYLREKEIQHLVIMGCQTEYCIDTAVRTATVSGFDVTLVKDGHSTTNSPVLPAEQIIRHHNKTLHGHYNVDNFSIVREASEDVFSPMHDGYRAEA, encoded by the coding sequence TTGAAACAGGCACTGCTAGTCATCGACACTCAAGCTGAACTGGTTGAAGGAAATGAAAACGAACAACCTGTTTATAACAAAGAGAGGCTGTTAAACACTATTAATACCCTCATTGAAAAAGCACAGCAGTCAGACATCGAGGTTATTTTCATCCGTGATTTGGATGTGGCAGGAGGGAAAAGTCCTGGGTTTGATATTCACCCGGCCATTCATGTTCCGGAAGATTCCGTTATTTTTGACAAGCGGGCGACCAATTCCTTTTACGGTACACCTTTACTAGGGTATTTGAGAGAAAAAGAGATTCAGCATCTTGTCATCATGGGATGCCAAACGGAGTATTGCATTGATACCGCGGTCCGGACGGCAACGGTTTCGGGGTTTGATGTGACACTTGTTAAGGACGGGCACTCCACAACGAATTCACCTGTTTTACCTGCTGAACAGATCATCCGGCATCATAATAAAACGCTGCACGGCCATTACAATGTGGATAATTTTTCGATTGTTCGAGAAGCAAGTGAAGACGTTTTTAGTCCGATGCATGATGGGTATCGAGCTGAGGCATGA
- a CDS encoding alpha/beta hydrolase gives MKTRVNQLELNGLPFQYRETGEASAPPIVALHALGMSGESWDHAAAVLGEKYRVLALDQRGHGGSARPGQYTFEKMCEDLLHFADAMNLETFTLLGHSMGGTVSYLFSETFPSRVERLIVEDTPPPFPDKPLDIPSEPSDPLPFDWPVVPSIMQQLNEPDPKWWARLPDISAPALIIGGGASHIPQDKLKEVSGLIPNCELVTIEDAGHFVHDDNLPEFLAAVQNFLSK, from the coding sequence ATGAAAACACGCGTAAACCAGCTCGAATTGAACGGACTCCCCTTTCAATATCGGGAAACAGGGGAAGCTTCTGCCCCGCCGATTGTTGCGCTTCATGCACTTGGGATGAGTGGGGAATCTTGGGATCATGCGGCGGCGGTGCTGGGGGAAAAATACCGCGTTTTAGCCCTTGATCAAAGGGGGCACGGCGGGAGCGCAAGACCTGGTCAATACACGTTTGAAAAGATGTGCGAGGACCTGCTTCATTTTGCAGATGCGATGAATTTAGAGACCTTTACATTATTGGGGCATTCCATGGGCGGGACAGTATCCTATCTTTTTTCGGAAACCTTTCCTTCGAGAGTAGAACGGTTAATCGTTGAAGACACACCGCCTCCATTTCCGGATAAACCATTGGATATTCCCTCAGAACCTTCAGATCCGCTTCCATTCGATTGGCCTGTGGTGCCTTCTATTATGCAGCAGCTGAACGAGCCTGATCCGAAATGGTGGGCTCGCCTTCCTGATATTTCTGCTCCTGCTCTGATCATCGGCGGCGGAGCCAGTCACATTCCTCAAGACAAATTGAAGGAAGTATCCGGGCTTATTCCGAATTGCGAATTAGTAACAATTGAAGATGCCGGGCACTTTGTCCATGATGATAACCTGCCAGAATTTTTAGCGGCTGTTCAAAACTTCCTTTCCAAGTAA
- a CDS encoding GNAT family protein, whose product MMNIYLQPLSAEDAEPILKMEQRNREFFSQFAPDRDDQYYTLEGQISRMKKFEENREKDSGYSFGIYLHQSKKLIGQIGFFKVERGPAQKAMIGYSLDQDHNGKGYMTEAVQLIVDFGFNELNLHRIEAEVMPHNKGSIRILEKSGFHKEGISKKNVMINGNWEDHQVLAIINESYRAK is encoded by the coding sequence ATGATGAACATTTATCTACAGCCTTTAAGTGCAGAAGATGCAGAGCCTATTTTGAAAATGGAACAAAGAAACAGAGAGTTTTTCAGCCAGTTTGCACCTGACAGAGACGATCAATATTATACGCTGGAAGGGCAAATAAGCAGAATGAAGAAATTTGAGGAAAACCGGGAAAAGGATTCAGGATATTCTTTTGGTATCTACCTGCACCAATCAAAAAAATTAATTGGACAAATTGGCTTTTTTAAAGTAGAAAGGGGTCCAGCCCAAAAGGCAATGATCGGTTATTCCTTAGATCAGGACCATAACGGAAAAGGGTACATGACAGAGGCCGTTCAGTTAATCGTCGACTTTGGCTTCAATGAATTGAATCTGCATCGAATAGAGGCGGAAGTCATGCCACACAACAAAGGCTCAATCCGCATTTTGGAGAAATCAGGCTTTCACAAAGAGGGAATTTCAAAGAAAAACGTCATGATCAACGGTAATTGGGAGGATCATCAGGTTTTGGCCATCATTAATGAGAGTTATAGAGCTAAATAG
- a CDS encoding HAMP domain-containing sensor histidine kinase, whose translation MFTKNKKRTTLLKYWTTRYLFSLCIGLLILGIGSFWWIRQTTIDNRLNLLEYLAAESAETAAGQKNFEDFDRRIDQRSRVLDMGRPPQIFITNKKGVLVRGPHRGPGPEMGPEKLKLPANIFSNNETVQKLKINGTSVYTIKEPIVIDSVQKGWVVVMQTEDQLADVNQEYRLIAILLIGLGLLGWLVIYILSKRILKPIQEVALAAAEIKEGQYDIKLNSDVREQEIYDLVTSFEEMTQRLTQLEKLRAELLAGVTHDLKTPVTSISGLVQAVRDGIVTGEERQEFLDITLKEIHRLQTMIADLLDFNSLSAGAFTLHPETCNMNELIHNIVRQWSVTQQNEVKYVVYTPEKIITLETDPLRLQQILINLLNNSSQAMDGKGLITVTLFEDRIEVADNGPGIPESEQPYIFERFFRGEKKKLKVRGLGLGLPFSKMLAKALGGDLVLKESDSGGCVFSVVLR comes from the coding sequence GTGTTTACGAAAAATAAAAAACGGACAACATTATTAAAATATTGGACGACCCGGTACCTCTTCTCCCTTTGTATCGGTCTGCTCATTTTAGGTATCGGCTCCTTCTGGTGGATCCGCCAGACGACCATTGATAACCGGCTGAATTTGCTTGAATATTTAGCAGCTGAATCGGCCGAGACAGCAGCCGGACAAAAAAATTTTGAAGACTTTGACCGACGGATTGATCAGCGTTCCCGGGTTTTGGATATGGGCCGTCCCCCGCAAATTTTCATTACGAATAAGAAAGGCGTCCTGGTAAGAGGACCGCATAGGGGTCCGGGACCCGAGATGGGACCTGAAAAGCTGAAGCTTCCTGCAAACATTTTTTCCAATAATGAAACCGTTCAAAAATTAAAGATTAACGGAACGTCCGTTTACACCATTAAAGAGCCTATTGTCATTGATTCGGTGCAAAAAGGCTGGGTTGTCGTCATGCAGACAGAAGACCAGCTGGCAGACGTCAATCAGGAATACCGCCTAATCGCCATTTTACTTATTGGCCTTGGACTCCTAGGCTGGCTCGTCATCTATATTCTCTCCAAACGGATCCTGAAGCCGATCCAGGAGGTCGCCCTCGCTGCGGCTGAAATCAAAGAAGGGCAATACGATATCAAGCTGAACTCTGACGTGAGGGAACAGGAAATCTACGACCTCGTAACCTCTTTTGAAGAGATGACGCAGAGGCTGACTCAGCTTGAAAAACTGAGAGCCGAGCTGCTCGCAGGCGTTACACATGATTTAAAAACACCCGTCACCTCCATCAGCGGACTCGTCCAGGCTGTGAGAGACGGAATCGTCACCGGCGAAGAACGCCAGGAATTTCTGGACATTACACTTAAAGAAATCCATCGTCTCCAAACGATGATCGCGGACCTGCTGGACTTTAACTCCCTATCCGCCGGCGCCTTTACCCTTCATCCGGAGACATGCAATATGAACGAACTTATTCATAATATTGTCAGGCAGTGGAGCGTGACTCAGCAAAACGAGGTTAAGTATGTAGTGTATACACCAGAAAAAATCATTACACTCGAGACCGACCCACTAAGACTTCAGCAGATTCTCATCAACCTATTGAACAATTCCAGCCAGGCAATGGACGGAAAAGGACTAATTACGGTGACTTTATTTGAAGACCGGATTGAAGTTGCTGACAACGGACCAGGTATACCCGAAAGTGAGCAGCCGTATATCTTCGAACGCTTTTTCCGGGGTGAAAAGAAAAAACTGAAGGTACGCGGGCTCGGACTTGGATTGCCGTTCAGCAAAATGCTTGCGAAGGCTTTGGGCGGGGATTTGGTGCTGAAGGAGAGCGATTCAGGCGGGTGTGTGTTTTCGGTTGTATTGAGGTAA
- a CDS encoding response regulator transcription factor, which yields MNKTILVAEDEETISRVLSVYLKHEGYEVLQAFDGNDAVAVFREKSPDLVLLDVMLPGMEGWEVLQEIRKVSACPVIMLTALGDIDYKLKGLNQGADDYISKPFIGEEVIARVNAVLRRSSKILESDNRKQIGNLSIHFDSHLVTIDGESVILTPKDLSLLIFLAERPNRTFTREELIEHVWGMDYEGSDRAVDLAVKRIRQALINWSSAYGEIRTLRGLGYQFSVYEK from the coding sequence ATGAATAAAACCATTTTAGTAGCAGAAGATGAGGAAACTATTTCAAGAGTGTTGAGTGTTTATTTAAAACACGAAGGATATGAAGTGCTCCAAGCCTTTGACGGGAATGATGCGGTAGCTGTTTTCCGGGAAAAATCCCCTGACCTTGTCCTGCTGGATGTGATGCTTCCGGGTATGGAGGGCTGGGAGGTTTTACAGGAAATCAGAAAAGTAAGTGCCTGTCCAGTCATTATGCTGACGGCGCTCGGAGACATTGATTATAAATTAAAAGGACTCAATCAAGGCGCGGATGATTACATTTCAAAGCCGTTTATCGGTGAAGAAGTCATTGCCAGGGTGAACGCTGTACTGCGCCGTTCTTCAAAAATCCTGGAATCCGATAATCGGAAGCAAATCGGGAATTTAAGCATTCACTTTGATTCCCATCTTGTGACCATTGATGGCGAATCCGTGATCCTGACTCCGAAGGATCTCTCGCTGCTCATCTTCCTTGCAGAGCGGCCGAACCGGACCTTTACTAGAGAAGAATTAATTGAACATGTATGGGGCATGGACTATGAAGGAAGCGACCGGGCAGTGGATCTTGCGGTGAAGCGGATCCGCCAGGCGCTCATTAATTGGTCATCCGCCTACGGTGAGATCAGAACGCTCAGAGGATTGGGGTATCAGTTCAGTGTTTACGAAAAATAA